One stretch of Clavelina lepadiformis chromosome 6, kaClaLepa1.1, whole genome shotgun sequence DNA includes these proteins:
- the LOC143461615 gene encoding GTP-binding protein 10-like — MVVLTTRCLARVYNRTFIDKLRIYVRGGTGGNGLASLNGIGGRGGDVYIVAAQDQNLKLTEFKKLHPTKRFIADPGENSQRRLPSGLNGSSIYVQVPRGVTVVDAESRKVLGEISNRTDKILVARGGKGGSRWTNFLPRRGKCHSLYLDLKLIADVGFVGFPNAGKSTLLRNLSTAKPKVAEYPFTTVKPELGVLTYTDYRKITMADLPGLIEGAHLNKGRGHMFLKHIERTNILLFVVDVTGFCLSSKTKYRDAFQTVQLLTKELEQYDKMLVNKPAVLAVNKMDEDNASVMLEELQDKLFNWKDHLDDLPPTSVPNTQIKFRDVVPISAKFGSGTFSLKQKIRSEIDNLALPGSARLELEGPTSDTDLLSVESSPHKHLNDEILIL; from the coding sequence ATGGTTGTTCTCACGACAAGATGTCTAGCCAGAGTGTACAACAGAACCTTTATTGACAAACTGCGGATTTACGTGAGAGGAGGAACAGGGGGAAACGGTCTTGCATCACTCAATGGCATTGGAGGGCGGGGAGGAGATGTTTACATTGTTGCAGCACAGGATCAAAATTTAAAGCTGACCGAGTTTAAAAAGCTGCATCCAACAAAAAGGTTCATTGCGGACCCGGGTGAGAACAGCCAAAGACGACTACCAAGTGGCCTGAATGGCTCCAGCATCTATGTTCAAGTTCCACGAGGAGTGACAGTTGTGGATGCTGAATCTAGGAAGGTTCTCGGCGAAATATCTAATCGAACCGACAAGATCTTGGTCGCTAGAGGGGGGAAGGGAGGCTCAAGATGGACGAACTTCTTACCAAGGAGAGGAAAATGTCACTCTCTTTATCTTGACTTGAAATTAATCGCTGATGTAGGGTTTGTAGGGTTTCCAAACGCTGGAAAATCAACGTTATTGCGGAACTTATCAACGGCAAAACCCAAAGTTGCCGAATACCCTTTCACTACAGTTAAGCCAGAATTAGGGGTGTTGACATACACCGACTATCGAAAAATCACAATGGCTGACCTGCCGGGATTAATTGAAGGGGCACACTTGAACAAGGGCAGGGGTCACATGTTTCTTAAGCATATTGAGAGGACAAATATTCTGTTATTTGTTGTTGATGTCACTGGTTTTTGTTTATCgagcaaaacaaaatacagAGACGCATTTCAAACAGTTCAGCTTCTCACTAAAGAGCTAGAGCAGTACGATAAAATGTTGGTCAACAAACCTGCCGTTCTAGCTGTTAATAAAATGGATGAAGATAATGCAAGTGTGATGCTGGAAGAGCTCCAAGATAAACTTTTCAATTGGAAGGACCATCTTGATGATTTGCCACCCACCTCTGTGCCTAACACTCAAATCAAGTTTAGAGACGTGGTGCCCATTTCAGCCAAATTTGGCTCTGggacattttctttaaaacaaaaaattcgaAGTGAGATTGACAACCTTGCTTTACCAGGGAGTGCTAGGTTAGAACTGGAGGGTCCAACAAGCGACACTGATCTGCTATCGGTGGAATCGTCACCACATAAGCACTTGAATGATGAAATActaattttgtaa